The Diachasmimorpha longicaudata isolate KC_UGA_2023 chromosome 2, iyDiaLong2, whole genome shotgun sequence genome segment AAGAATTGGCTGCCAAGTAAAACGAATTCAtagtgaatttattttctcatctcGTTCTGTTGGATTTCATAAGAGGTGGCAAATCCCAGTTATCGAGTCCAGGACGTTTGGACACTGCCATGAATACCAAAGCACCTCTCCCAGGAATGGGCTTCACCGCCACGTAAGTTCTATGGTCTTTGGACCATTTCGactgaaatttaattactttctTCGGGCTTGGCTCTTCATCAGCCGTCTCTCCTGACGTATCCGACAAATAGTCCTGTTAGAATTGAAGGTTCTATTTGAAAAGATGTGTGTTGTGTTTGTTATTAAGACCATGattttagaattatttattgaagggGCTAAAGGAATGTTTTAAATTCATgactaaattttttcatgaaatgttATCGTGTGTCTGTGCATTTGAGTTCCTATGTGAAGTCTACTGAATAAATCGGAATTGTTGAAGAGTTGTACCGGATCATGCAGGAATTTCAGGGAATCTTCAGGATCACAAACAGTGTCTGATCGACCGTCTGCACAGCCTGGGAGCACTCCATCCCCCAGAACTTTGATGAAATAGTTCAGGAAtatgtttctattttttttaacttccaAATTGGAGGATTTTATGGTTCCTAGTCGCATCAGCCAGTATTTAGCTCTTTCTGTGTCTACAAAAATTGATGTTCCTCGTAACGTGCATCATtgaattatcaaaataattgaatgagaTAAATGACAAGTTGACATTTCTTTTGATAACCATATAATTATGAGTGACCGCAGAGATGCCTATGCAATTCATTTTTACTAGATAATTTTCTCAAGAATAAAGAGAATGTCAGCTGAGACGTTCTTTCTGTCGGAACTAATGGgacataaataatgaaaattgctGCAAACCAACCTTTCTGATCCTCTAGATTTTTCACCAAGAAATTAGCAATTCGCATCTTCTTATTGAACTCCTCATCGAATATCAATCCAACATCTCGTACAGAACTTTTACTCATGCTAATTGaaaagtcgtaacaattaTCAATGTACCTTTTAACTCAATGTTGTAATTATCTGCTAGATTTTGAAATCAATCCAAAATTTGTTAAACTCGTCAACTTCTcaatgaacaaaaattatgaacGGAAATAATAAGACAATCAGGTTCttgtttaataaaatttttcctcttattaaagaaattaatggagaaaaataataacaatcccCCCTCTAATTATCAATCCCCGATAATAAatgattttctattgaatGGAGTAATGAATCTCCAATATTTCAAACGCATTCTCAAACCGGAAGTCAAGTCAACATACCGTCCCGAATAATCTCCTCTACCAAAACCGTCACTTTTCAAAAAACCACAGGATTTCCGGTAGATACAATtactaataatattttttcactgcatcctgttattcaacaaattgaaaaataatacaaaaccAAAGTGAACGTTCAGTGACTCACGTAGTTCCTCCCCCCACTTCCGGTCAGGAGTAGCATCCGTAGCGTCGTCGTTCGCTCGACAGATAGCACACGCCATTTTCTCGTGGTTGCGTGCTGACGTTAGTGTGCTCCGAACAAACGTTTCATCGtgaaatatagaaaaaaatctcttgaaCATCGTAACGTGTCCTCAAGGATGAGTTACGGACGTCCACCTCCCCGGATCGATGGGATGGTTTCCCTAAAAGTGGATAATTTAACTTATCGCACAACACCGGAGGACCTTCGTCGCGTGTTCGAGCGTTGTGGTGAGGTCGGTGATATCTACATCCCCAGGGATCGCTTCACCCGCGAAAGCCGAGGTTTCGCATTCGTCAGGTGagtgaagatattttttcttacagttgttgaatttttcgaaGTATAGGGGAGGAATTTTTTACTACCGTATGGTTCTCCAGACCTGAACGAGGCAGATAACGTGACGTCATGAACCTCCATATTTGCATCATCGAGAAATCGTGacgatttaattttcactCTGAAGATTTTCAGATGTTTTTTGTTAATAGTTTtcctaattatttttcaataggttttacgaTAAACGTGATGCTGAGGATGCACTCGATGCTATGGATGGACGTCTGCTAGATGGAAGGGAGCTCAGAGTGCAAATGGCACGGTATGGCAGGCCAACATCACCACACAGAAGCCGTGGAAGTCGCCGCAGGGGGAGGTAAGTGGATTTTATTTGTCAATTAGTGTTGTTTTGTTTTTGTCAAAAGATTTCAGATCCagagaattaattgaattaggtATCATTGATCTTCGTTGACCCACGCCATCATTGTGAATTGGTTATGTTATTTGAGGAGCATTTGTTTGCCGAAAATCTCTACGAGCAGAAGCAttacactatttttttttatttaactacAGGAGTAGTGTTTCATTTTGGTGGGACGCAAATCAAATCAAAATTTCGatgtcaatatttatttggatTAAGTTCAATCATTGTTTCATTAAATGATTCAACGAGGTGTCATTGACCTCCACTCTAACCTCTAATTAGGGATTTTTGTGGAACTTCTTGAATCTCCTTGAAGAGAAGAGATTGCATTGCTCCAAATTTTTTGTAGTTGCATTCATGTTTCAATCTCcaaatagaaatttcattttgattCTGTAGAAGCTTTTCTGGACACTACAATTTGACATCGGCTATATTATTTGAGAAGTATTTTACTTCTTATTTCCGAAAGACGGGAAAGAGAAGCGGAGAGTGTTATACtgttccattttttaaactatCTCTGAGTCTTGTattgtaattaaattgaagCAATGGTGTTTTCGTGGGTGGACCTAGATAGTAAATTAGTTTTGTCGAATTTAATGATTcttcattttaatatttacacTAAATTCTGTCAGTTCCATTCCAATTTTCAAGTAAATTACCCCTTacgtttataaaattcccatttATGTATGGAAACTTGGAACTGTTTACTGCAGGCGGCATTTTCGTTTTAACTCGTAGGACATTAAATTATTACCCAAcccaaaattttaaatcattATTCGGCATTTATCACAATTACAAGAATTTTGGAGCATatatttacttatttattGGAATAAACTGAAGAAATGAATAAGAGTGAATATTGATTTAGAGGATACATTTGATTTATTTCGATTTTGATGGACTTATTTATAAACAGATGAAATGTTCGGATTTCTAATAGTGTTTTTTGACTGTTCTTTCAGATCTCGCAGTCGCAGCCGTGATCGCAGGAGGTCTCGCTCCAGATCGCGTTCGCGGTCACGAAGCCGTGATCGCGATCGCAGACGATCGTACAGCCGCAGCCACAGTCGTTCGCGCTCAGACAGCAAAAGCTCCCGAGGAAAGTCCCGCTCACGCAGTAAGAGTGCAGACAGACAGAACAACAGTCGCTCTAAGTCAAGGTAGAACATCATTTCTGAACTTGTGTTctataattttatgatttttatacttctgatatttccacagtTAAACACAATATGTATTATAGTCACTATCTTTTTCTTGTAATTATTGTAATTCCCTTTCGATTAGAACAATACTTTTCAAGGGAAAAATTGaacttatttcatttttcaaaaattatattgGTATACAAATACTCCGAATGTTGTTAGCTTCTTGTTTTCACCAAAATCTGCGATTCCTTAATTAGGAAATATTCAAAGACACGAGTCACTAACATCTCaggattaatttaaaaaacaagtAAACCCTTCCCTCAGTTAAGTTTCTCATTCCATCACGCATCTTCCCATTTCATCAAACAAAATTCGGTTAAGTCAGAATGTTTTTCTCTTTAATTCCCAGAGACTGAAGCGCTGACGAGGTGGGAGAGTACTGCGTTGAGACGAACGTGTCAGTCACGCTGAAAATGCCCGAATCGTTCTCACAGCCTGCAAAAGGTATATTCAAACTACTCTCCataccttaaaaaaaaaaaaaaaaagaaaaaaacacttAGCACGTTCGGAGCAATTATCGCATCATAGTTTCGTTACTctgtttttttctatttcatatTAACCATGGTGACGCActtgggttttttttatttttaaccaaatatatagaaaaaaacatccaaaatgaatgaattgtaaaatggaataaaatttcGACTCTTagttatttgaaaatatttcgggTATTGCTATTATTGATCATTATTGCTATCAATAAATTAAAGTCAatgaatcaatgaataattattgggATAAATCGTCGTGAATGGCGAATTTCATGTCAGTGATGACTTGCTGATAATACGCAATGTTTTAAAATAAGTTTGCAAcatgtataattttttatttctcaccaTTCTCACATTTACGAATAGAGTGAATTAATGTTGGTTGAGTTTAACTAATTGCTAAATTGACAAAGGTAATAACCGAAGAACTTTAGAACCATAACCGAGAGTTTAACGAACTATTCTTACCACGGAATTTCTTTGATAGTAACATGAAAATGATATATAAAGTggacaaattaaataaaatgtagAATTTTCGCAGTgtgtagaaaaaatttttctagacCATaagttttgcgtttttctgtaattatcaatttttcaggtttattTATGTACGTTTGCCATTTATAATAAAGTATAACTAAGAAGATGTGTATACTGACGCAAGAGAGCTCAAAAATTCATCTGCATGTATGAAGGTTTCTAAAACAGTGATTAACAAGTAATAGTTGTTAATAATCACAAAGTTATCTGTAGAAACGTATGGCATCGTAATAGGGTTCACTTGTAAACGCGAGGAATTTTAGAATTGGGAGGGGGAGAGACAGAATCAAGGGGTATGCAcatttttagataaaaataaaaatgttgaattaatATCATGATTAAGTGATTGAGGAGGTCATGTCgagagtgatttttttcgagAGAATTTTATTAGTTGCTTCACTAttgtcaacattttttatcaaatgaattttaataatcttTCGAGAATTGAATAATCTTAAAAGTATTAATCCCATGATAAATGAACTTGTCAAAGgaaatgaatcaattttttctagaaaataatttgtctggttttttaatttaaaaagagATTAAACATCTGGATGAGAATCTTCTTTGTTGtctacattaaaaaaaaaattcattcgtttCATTTAATTGCTTTGCTGAGTAATTATGAAAGTTTCCGAAGTGCCAACACTTCGACGAACCGTGTGGAATCGTTTTGTACTTCAAAAAAATCACCTCAAACACACTTTCTTCACATTTATCGCGGTATTCACTCTGGAAGAAAATTGTATAATTATCCAATGAAGAAGTAATAGGTGATGAATCAGTTTCTTTCAAACTTTCAAATCGACATTATCTCCTACGTCCACTTTCCACACTGAACTCTTCAAAAACCGCTAATAACGCGATTTATCAGTTACTCCACTCCCCACCTACCCCCAGAGAAGCAACTTTGTTTGGATTGACCAGACTTCATTTGAATCAAGTAAATGTACTCATtcggtaaataatttttcatttgattcctAATTTCCTATCGAAGTAATAAAACTCTAAGTCTTAGGAAAATAGCGAAATTTTGATAATAACACCTTTGGTCGCATACAATTGGCTCCAGAAAGACGTTAGAATCAAAATTTTGTTATCTGCTCtcgatttcgagatattcacgaGAAACTGGTCAATAGgcaaaaatgaattatttccatGTGCCGCTTCTCTACTGAATTAATTTTGCAATGGAAATTGATTATACAACGAAATAGAGAAGTTTAGTTGATTCAAATACAATAAGTCTGGATGCATCCACTGTCCGAATCTGATGTAAAATGGCAACCCATGTACCTCCATCCAttgcaccccctccccccacaaAAAGTACATAAACCAAAAATAATATGGATGCAGCTAAGTTATAGCACGTAACTAAGTTGTGATTTTATGGTGCCACAGGCGGTGGAAAGGAGTGGCGTGTCGAGTGTAGCCGATGATGGGGTGGTAGCTGAGAGTAAGCAGTTAACCGGAAGTAGCGGGGATCTGTGCTGTTTGCTGTTGTCGAGAGGCGATTGGTGgtctggtgaaaaaaaataacgagcaGTTTcgcgataaaataattatagatCGAGTCAATCGAGAGTTCTCTGGGGGTTGTGCAGTTATCAGCCGAATTTATCGAATCGACTGTTATGAATTAATCATCACCAGACACCATCGGTAGTTGGCGAACGAACGTGGGGTAACCGGATGGCCTTGACTGATTTACTATGCGAGATTAAACGAGTTGAGGATGTTTGGAACTGTTTGAAGGCCGCTGATTTTGATGGAATCCTTGGTCGAAATGGGGACAAATGTCGTTGATCGTTTAGGGCTGACGACATGTTGGAGTGATTTAGGATTCAGCTCTATGGAGATTATTCTCCTGAGAGAATATTATTACGTGTCTACTCGTCACTCCACTTTCAACCGTGAGTTCTTATTGTTCCGGGGATTTATCTGTTCTTTGGGGAAGTGGGAAATGAGGGAGTTATGGGGATTCAGGGGTGGGCATTTaatttatctaaaaaattaaataatgctAATTTTCTCCTTATTAATTTATGGgtatcaatgaaattttttttttgtcgaaagTCACTACTCGTAGAATCACTTAAGAAAGCTCTAGGTTtctctttcaatttatttcatcttTTTCATATTCGATGACTGGACAGTGTAAATGTGATGAATCAAGTGTCATTctaaaaattatgatgaaaTGTTTGGAATGGCGTTTGATTATTCTCATTTAACTCTGAcattctcgagatatctttaATGACTGCCTACAGCCATGATTTTTTGTCATTGGGCAATGTAAATTTCTTATGGGACAAGAGGGCAGGGACACGGGGATcatgagggaaaaattttgagaGCCATTTCGAAGAAAAGTCTTCTAGCGGAGACcattttttcaaaggaatttcTCTCGACTTTCCCTTTTAGATTAACGGGGGACTTATCAGAAAGTGGAGAAGGAGATTTGGGTGTTACAGCTTCactattgaatgattttatttcagttCTATGCTGAAATGATGATTGAAATTATGATTTGAAAAGTGATCTACACTTTTTGCGAtgttcatttgaattatttgttcACTAATAATGAGCTTATTGCAGGTATTGGGGCACGTAAGTATTCATCAGTGATTATTGGTGCAGTCTTCATTGATTGGTCAATTATTTGTAAGGAGTTTTATGAGGAAACGTCAAGTCTTTTTTCTAGAgtataaaaataaaggaaaaagtCTTGACATTTCCATCTTAAACCCTGCTGGTATTGCATCTATTTGCCAACTCTAGTTGACTCCagtatttttctatgggtagAATTGAATAAAGtgcttttgaaaattatagaatttctaataatttttatttagaattcAGCTCCATTCAACTCCTTTATTTTCTGCATATAAAATTCCTGTTCCTCTCAAATCAGCTGTTGTGCATAAATATGTATAATTGTGCATTATCACATCCTTCGTTTCGCCCTTGAAATTCGTAACAAATTAGTGGAAGATCTTCGGTGTTATAATGCAAGTAGGTACTTTCGTAACGTCAACAACGAGGGTGTCGTAATTCACAACCTCTTATCAGTTTCAACAATGCTCGGTGGCTTCATTTGACGACCGATTATGTATAATATTCCCACAAATATGTGTCCAGCGGCATAAATGTTAGTGAAGTAGTAAACTGTATTGTCATATTCCAGTAATTGGAAGCCAATTCCTAAGTAGGACATGCAGGAGAATCTGAGGAAGTAGAGGAGAGCCCAGAGTCCTTTTTTGGTCTGTAATTGACAAGAATATTTtcgaattatcgaattattcagGGGCTCTAGATTTAGAGACAAATGTCAACTGATATTTTTAGGGAAATCATTGATGATTGAACTTTCTCGTAACCTTCCCTTCTCGAATTGTGTTAATGACATATTTTAATAACCAAGTGATGGAGTCTTtactattttcaattattcagatAGTTCTGAAGCTCGTAAAGTTCAAAAGAAGATATCAAGCAATAATTTGCAGGTAATTGTGTGgactgtaaaaaaattccctcacattttcttttcaaagaTTATCAACCGGTTAACTCAACACAATTTCGAAACAATTTATGCCCGTAAAAATCCCTGAAATCTATCAATTGGTCATTGGGTCCATCtacatttcaaataatttttttataagccATGAAACTATTATCAAAAATGGGATATTAATTTTGTGGTTGAAATTTTCTCTAGACGTCttctttttaaattaaataaatcgagGGAATCCCCAGTGATTAATGTCATTTACTCACAAAACTATTGTCTTCACTCTGCTTGTAGAACTTCACGTAGAGATCCTCCACCGGTAGGAAAAATATAAGTGATAATAGAGTCACGTAATATCCAAATGCCCAGCCATGCCAAACAGCTGAGATCATGAAAGTGGCGGCTGTTCGCAGAGCTTTGCTGGGGAATTGTTTATAGACATAAGCTGCCATCCAGTACTGCACAGTGATATTCCAGGACTTCATAGCCTTTCTCACCAAGAAGCATCTCTCCACCTCAGGAATGTCGATGTTGTGGATAGTTTCAAAGTCCATCTTCTCGGATTTTAGTTTTTGGGGATTGTCCGCCCTGGTGGAtgcaaattattaattgagaaCAATAGTCTCATGAGCATTCGCGAATGATCATTAATTTTACTCCAGTTAGTGAATAATTATCATGATGATTGATATCGCGCTAAAACCTAGCGAATTCGATGGAAATTTCGATTGGAAATCTTATGAAATTGTATTAAAGTGTTACTGGGTTCAGGACCCaatatcaatgaaaatatttctttgcagaatttataattacatTTCTAAAACTTTTTTGTAGTCTGTCGGCCCAAGTCCCGAGCGAGGTTCACTGCTCGTGGGATAAGCCCCGAGACCAGCCATTTGGCAAACACATTCGGAGAGCATCATCCCTGCGTATATCCTCgtcttgaaattgaaaaacgaGGGGTAGACATAGAAAATTCGATACACCAACGACCTCGCCTGGAATTCCTCAGTGTAAACGTACTGTAAATAGAACAAAATGATAATCACGAGCAATTAGTCGTCTATCAGTTGCTTATCATGTCATGTACGTATGACAAAATTCCATAGAAAAATCTAGTAATTTTGTTAGCCAGCTATATAACATTCATTTGAATGTTCTCAACGCAGCGTTCTTGAGGTTTTTTTGCACATATTATCGTACAGATTATGAAATCACTAGTATATCCTTACACTTATGGGATAGTAGAAGTTGAAGAACAGATGGAAAACAACTGCAActgctattttctttagtttttGGAGGGTTTGACCTCTGCAGTCGATGTAGTCACCGAAATTATTGTGTATGCAGTCCCAGTAGGTTCTGTACGTGTAGTAAGGACCTGCAGATATTTCATGATTAGATGATCAATTGTGTACTGAGTATCGATGATCAATAGTAAAGGGGGAAACGAAATTATCTTATTTTTAGTGGTTATGGCTTAAAACTGAtcgtttaaaattaattcattgacgGTAGTCGTAATTTCAAGGAAATTCAATTCTCTAATTATCTAATGAACCTTTGTCCAGCCATGCGTCTTCAATACTTCAAtagttttcattaattaaatctcTATAAAATGTCTGAACAAGTAATCGAagtacaattttatattttgcgCTGGAATCTTTCACTACAGAGGTAATtacgtaatttaaaaaaaggtCACGACGTATTCTTTTGCTCCGATCCAGTATTTCGCTGAATCATTACGTTTTTTCCCGATGCCATTGAAGAGTGATGAGTTGAATCATTGCAAtgcgtcgattttttttatttttacggtTTCACGACTATGAGAGCTTCAGTATTCGAACTAATTGTGAgaagaaaatatcaaatttcgATGCAAACTATttactaattattttcattgtcatGTAAAATATCAAATTGACAATTCCTCGAATATTTGAAAAAGGATTACTGTAGTAGCTCAGTAGTAAAATCGTGGTAAAATTGAGCAGTGGAACGACTAAGTTTTTATCAAATATCTTTGAATTTAAAGGAGATACAAAAATTTCCGTAATTGTCGTTTCTGTAGATCCAGTGGAGagctagaaaaaaatttatttactgttCTCAGATCCCAAGATATTCACTGACTACTGACCAACAATCAAAATAGATTTGAACCAGTTAACCACTTCCCTAGTAATATTACTCAGACGATGGCCAGTTCCACATTTTAGGTGACCGCTGAAAATAATCATAACTACCTTTCTCTCATCGTAGAAGATAGCAATAGTAATCACCTGTAAGAAGTCCTATGTatccaattgaaaaatgaaccaCATCGAGGAACCCGATGTTTTTCATAGCCCTGTAAGTCCTGTTGTTGGGATCTTCCTTCAGACTCTCCACCGCCGAATTCATTTCGAACCCGAGGCCGGCGATCCTCAGGGTGATGATCATTTGGAGAAGATTCGTGTGGGTCGAGGGTACTTCCGCGCCATACCAATCGCACAGGCGAAATACAAATAGCAGGTAGaagaaggagaagaaaaaGGCAGCTATGTGTCTCGTtctgtgtgaaaaaaaaaattacgttgaATATATAAGAAGCTACAGCATTTATCAACAGAACCAGATGACCTTTTTGGAGATTAGGGAATGTAGCTACTACCCATATGTTcctcaaaaaatcatcaagaGATTCATGAGCTATAAATAAGTACTGAACTTTTTTGTAATGGTAATTCGGTTGACTATGGACTGATCGCCAAAaagatgaatttaaaaacttaAATGAACTATTTCGTGAATGAGTCATAAG includes the following:
- the LOC135172970 gene encoding lysophospholipid acyltransferase 7 encodes the protein MLIDDIIYVIVLLLCIGFGEVFRGFKDANTKQWVSTGFGLLVGFVVSGVHILHPIISTVIAAVLITNLSHRTRHIAAFFFSFFYLLFVFRLCDWYGAEVPSTHTNLLQMIITLRIAGLGFEMNSAVESLKEDPNNRTYRAMKNIGFLDVVHFSIGYIGLLTGPYYTYRTYWDCIHNNFGDYIDCRGQTLQKLKKIAVAVVFHLFFNFYYPISYVYTEEFQARSLVYRIFYVYPSFFNFKTRIYAGMMLSECVCQMAGLGAYPTSSEPRSGLGPTDYKKVLEMADNPQKLKSEKMDFETIHNIDIPEVERCFLVRKAMKSWNITVQYWMAAYVYKQFPSKALRTAATFMISAVWHGWAFGYYVTLLSLIFFLPVEDLYVKFYKQSEDNSFTKKGLWALLYFLRFSCMSYLGIGFQLLEYDNTVYYFTNIYAAGHIFVGILYIIGRQMKPPSIVETDKRL
- the Sc35 gene encoding serine/arginine-rich splicing factor 2, which encodes MSYGRPPPRIDGMVSLKVDNLTYRTTPEDLRRVFERCGEVGDIYIPRDRFTRESRGFAFVRFYDKRDAEDALDAMDGRLLDGRELRVQMARYGRPTSPHRSRGSRRRGRSRSRSRDRRRSRSRSRSRSRSRDRDRRRSYSRSHSRSRSDSKSSRGKSRSRSKSADRQNNSRSKSRD
- the LOC135172975 gene encoding uncharacterized protein LOC135172975; translation: MSKSSVRDVGLIFDEEFNKKMRIANFLVKNLEDQKDTERAKYWLMRLGTIKSSNLEVKKNRNIFLNYFIKVLGDGVLPGCADGRSDTVCDPEDSLKFLHDPDYLSDTSGETADEEPSPKKVIKFQSKWSKDHRTYVAVKPIPGRGALVFMAVSKRPGLDNWDLPPLMKSNRTR